The Fibrobacter sp. UWB2 genomic interval CCATGTGGATTGCAGAGGTAGCCGGGCTGTAGAAAGCAGAACCGCGACCGAGGAGGTTCACGATTTCGCCACCTGCACCAGCGGTACGCTTTGCAAGTTCAGCAAACTTTTCCTTGCTCATGAGCTGAGAAACCGGGATACCGCCGACAGAGACGCATTCCATGATGGAGACCATCGTGTCGCCGTGGCCACCCATAACGAGAGCCTTGACGTCTTCGACGGAAACGCCGAGTTCGTCAGCAACGAAGCAAGCGAGACGAGCGGAGTCGAGCACGCCAGCCATACCGATGACCTTGTTGGCCGGGAGACCAGACTGCTTCTGCATGTTGTAGACCATGGCGTCGAGCGGGTTCGTAATAACGATTACGAATGCATCCGGAGCATTTTCCTTGATGGCTTCAGCAACAGTCTTGATAACGCCGCAGTTCTTGTCGAGGAGGTCGTCACGGCTCATGCCCGGCATACGCGGGAAACCAGCGGTAACGATAACAACGTCAGCACCCTTAATAGCGGAGTAATCAGTAGAACCCTGAAGATCAACGGACGAATTGATGACGGAGCGGCCTTCCATAATGTCGAGAGCCTTACCCTTCGGCATGCCCTGAGTCATCGGGATGTCGATAAGTACGACGTCGCCGAGGTTCTTCTGTGCAAGCACGAGAGCCATTGTACCACCAATTTGACCAGCACCAACGAGTGCAATCTTCTTTCTAGCCATGATTAACCTTCCTTTTAAGGTATTTAAAATTTTACGTGTCAAATATAGCAAAACAAATGTAAAACCGGCAACGTTACAATGTTATTTCTTTATCATCGAAGATGGAGACAACCACATCGTAACCCGTCATTTTTATAGTAACTAGTAACTACTAACTAGTAACTTTTCTATCTTTGCTCGCACTATGAGTATTGCAATTCCTCAACTGCCCAAGGGCACACGTGATTTTTACCCGGAAGC includes:
- the mdh gene encoding malate dehydrogenase — its product is MARKKIALVGAGQIGGTMALVLAQKNLGDVVLIDIPMTQGMPKGKALDIMEGRSVINSSVDLQGSTDYSAIKGADVVIVTAGFPRMPGMSRDDLLDKNCGVIKTVAEAIKENAPDAFVIVITNPLDAMVYNMQKQSGLPANKVIGMAGVLDSARLACFVADELGVSVEDVKALVMGGHGDTMVSIMECVSVGGIPVSQLMSKEKFAELAKRTAGAGGEIVNLLGRGSAFYSPATSAIHMAEAYLLDKKSVFSCAAKLNGEYGVNGLYCGVPVVVGANGVEKILEVKMSAEEKAAFDKSVEACKKNAEWVDAHT